Proteins encoded within one genomic window of Micromonospora halotolerans:
- a CDS encoding ABC transporter permease — translation MTVLTVPMADAGPAGISRRTRVLRRLRRNPLAVVSFVVLALAAVVALLAPWIAPHEVQQTDFAHTFSPPGTPGHLLGTDDLGRDVLSRIMLGARASLQVALLAVATSLIIGVPLGLAAGYFRSWDAVISRFTDLLLAFPFLIMAVGLAAIRGASLTNAAVAIGIAQIPGVIRVVRSDTLRLKSLDFVAAAVVDGASDLWVLARHVLPNATSVILVQATVAIPAAILGEAVLSFLGLGIQPPAPSLGTMLATAQQFAARAPWAAVLPGVVIMGLALAFNVFGDALRDALDPKGDRR, via the coding sequence ATGACCGTCCTCACCGTACCGATGGCGGACGCCGGCCCCGCCGGCATCAGCCGGCGCACCCGGGTCCTCCGACGACTGCGCCGCAACCCACTCGCCGTCGTGAGCTTCGTCGTGCTCGCGCTCGCGGCCGTCGTCGCCCTGCTCGCGCCCTGGATCGCTCCCCACGAGGTCCAGCAGACCGATTTCGCCCACACCTTCTCGCCGCCGGGCACCCCCGGTCACCTCCTGGGGACCGACGACCTGGGCCGGGACGTCCTGTCCCGCATCATGCTGGGGGCGCGAGCCTCCCTGCAGGTGGCACTCCTGGCGGTGGCCACCTCCTTGATCATCGGAGTGCCGCTCGGACTGGCCGCCGGCTATTTCCGGTCTTGGGACGCGGTGATCTCGCGCTTCACCGACCTGCTGCTCGCGTTCCCGTTCCTGATCATGGCAGTGGGACTCGCCGCCATCCGGGGCGCCAGCCTCACCAACGCGGCCGTGGCCATCGGGATCGCGCAGATCCCGGGCGTGATCCGGGTCGTGCGCTCGGACACCCTGCGGCTCAAGTCGCTGGACTTTGTCGCCGCCGCCGTGGTGGACGGGGCGAGTGACCTGTGGGTGCTCGCCCGGCACGTCCTGCCGAACGCGACGTCGGTGATCCTGGTGCAGGCCACCGTCGCGATCCCGGCCGCGATCCTGGGCGAGGCGGTGCTGTCGTTCCTGGGCCTGGGCATCCAGCCCCCGGCCCCCAGCCTGGGCACCATGCTGGCGACCGCCCAGCAGTTCGCCGCCCGCGCGCCCTGGGCAGCGGTCCTGCCCGGCGTCGTCATCATGGGCCTGGCGCTGGCGTTCAACGTCTTCGGCGACGCCCTTCGTGACGCCCTCGATCCGAAGGGAGACCGGCGATGA
- a CDS encoding YoaK family protein — MLKTVPSVMRLRAAVTGNRNLARRRQALVVVLTFLTGSADAIGFLALGGAFSSVMTGNMVLLGLSAGSGAGDLALTSGCAILSFITGVLAGARLAGSAQPDDPVWPRRVTHTLVLELLVFVVFLVVWVVTLPRRSEHVDLGLLMLSAAALGVQSSAIQRFGVPGLSSTYLTGTLTSLIAGVAARSPWHSLRPKAHVLLALISGAVVGALMARHLPAWSPVLLIAPLVLVIAASARMAE, encoded by the coding sequence GTGCTGAAAACAGTGCCATCCGTCATGCGCTTGCGCGCCGCGGTGACGGGAAACCGGAACCTCGCGCGGCGCCGGCAGGCCCTCGTTGTCGTGCTCACCTTCCTGACCGGTAGCGCCGACGCCATCGGCTTCCTGGCCCTCGGCGGAGCCTTTTCGAGCGTCATGACGGGCAACATGGTCCTGCTCGGGCTCTCGGCCGGCAGCGGCGCTGGCGACCTTGCCCTGACCTCCGGCTGCGCCATTCTCAGTTTCATCACCGGCGTCCTCGCCGGCGCCCGCCTCGCCGGCTCGGCGCAGCCGGACGACCCGGTCTGGCCCCGCCGGGTCACCCACACGCTCGTCCTGGAACTCCTGGTGTTCGTCGTCTTTCTCGTCGTCTGGGTGGTCACCCTGCCCCGTCGTTCGGAGCACGTCGATCTTGGGCTCCTGATGCTGTCGGCAGCGGCGCTGGGTGTCCAGAGCAGTGCCATTCAGCGCTTCGGCGTACCGGGCCTGTCCTCCACGTACCTGACCGGCACGCTCACGAGCCTGATCGCGGGGGTCGCTGCCCGAAGCCCATGGCACAGCCTGCGGCCCAAGGCCCACGTCCTGCTGGCCCTGATCAGCGGTGCCGTCGTCGGTGCGCTGATGGCCAGGCACCTGCCCGCATGGTCGCCCGTGCTGTTGATCGCGCCACTCGTGCTCGTCATCGCCGCGTCGGCACGCATGGCGGAATAG
- a CDS encoding (2Fe-2S)-binding protein: protein MSQPHFSFDGSQIPFRPGQSVGAALTAAGVRSWRSTRRAGRPRGLFCGIGVCFDCLLVVDGRPNERACLRLAEQGMEVSTQEGTGHGDLEV from the coding sequence ATGAGCCAGCCACACTTCTCCTTCGACGGCAGCCAGATCCCCTTCCGGCCCGGGCAGAGCGTCGGAGCCGCGTTGACCGCGGCCGGGGTGCGGTCGTGGCGCAGCACCCGACGCGCCGGCCGGCCGCGGGGGCTGTTCTGCGGTATCGGCGTCTGCTTCGACTGTCTCCTCGTCGTCGACGGGCGCCCGAACGAACGCGCCTGCCTCCGGCTCGCCGAGCAGGGCATGGAGGTCAGCACGCAGGAAGGAACCGGTCACGGTGACCTCGAAGTCTGA
- a CDS encoding GntR family transcriptional regulator — MADDLRGKLGAQHLPLRDQVLAALRTAIINGDYLPGERLTEDRLAEDFAVSRNPVREALRVAEAEGFVVILPRRGAVVASPSSATIGDMFAVRQRLESLAARLAAERATAADVAALRGLLEQGREATQQRDLARVAELNSALHLRILEISGNPWLLSIAKALYLHVQWVFRLGAAERAPHSWAEHIQLVDAIESGDGDRAERAALAHLDAASAAAYENAEAGYGAR; from the coding sequence TTGGCTGATGACCTGCGAGGCAAGCTCGGCGCTCAACACCTGCCGCTACGCGACCAGGTCCTCGCCGCACTGCGGACCGCCATCATCAACGGCGACTACCTTCCCGGCGAGCGGCTGACCGAGGATCGGCTGGCCGAGGACTTCGCCGTTTCCCGCAACCCGGTCCGGGAGGCACTGCGCGTCGCGGAGGCGGAGGGTTTCGTCGTGATCCTGCCCCGCCGCGGGGCGGTGGTCGCCTCCCCGAGCAGTGCGACCATCGGGGACATGTTCGCCGTCCGCCAGCGCCTGGAGTCGCTGGCCGCCCGGCTGGCGGCCGAGCGGGCGACGGCGGCGGACGTGGCCGCCCTGCGGGGCCTGCTGGAGCAGGGCCGCGAGGCGACGCAGCAGCGGGACCTCGCCCGGGTCGCCGAGCTGAACAGCGCCCTGCACCTGCGGATCCTCGAGATCAGCGGCAACCCGTGGCTGTTGTCGATCGCCAAGGCGCTCTACCTCCATGTGCAGTGGGTCTTCCGGCTGGGCGCCGCGGAACGGGCACCACACTCGTGGGCCGAGCACATCCAACTGGTCGACGCCATCGAGTCGGGTGACGGTGACCGGGCCGAGCGGGCCGCACTGGCCCATCTCGATGCCGCTTCCGCTGCCGCATACGAGAACGCCGAGGCCGGATACGGAGCCCGCTGA
- a CDS encoding FAD-dependent oxidoreductase, with protein MTSKSERTFDVLVVGAGPAGLAAATSATRAGARTAIVDAGVGPGGQYWRHPAPSEHGVSAAEVAHLHHDLATYRRLVAGLPAAARFFQHHVWTITRDGDGFVVHVVDRTGGGEQAAELRGRRLILAPGAYDRQIPFPGWDLPGVMTAGGVQALLKGHGVVAGQRVLVAGTGPFLLPVAAGLAESGASVVGVHEAASPLAWLGELGAVIRNVSKLGEGAGYARVLARHRIPVRTGSVVVSAHGAEAVERVTTMRVDHTGRVVPGSERTIAVDVLAVGWGFTPQLELPLALGCETRVDVDGSLVCEVDDEQRSSVEGVFVAGEACGVGGAALATVEGEIAGTVAAGDSPVAPRLRRSRAALRRFAQAMHRSHPVPPGWVDRLSDDTTVCRCEEVPFGALRSMQQDLVGHDGRSAKMLTRAGMGYCQARTCGYAVGCILGQEVSGTSGFAQRPVSSPLTLGALATSCPTENDSPPAE; from the coding sequence GTGACCTCGAAGTCTGAGCGGACGTTCGACGTACTCGTGGTCGGCGCCGGACCGGCCGGGCTGGCCGCCGCGACCAGCGCCACCCGCGCCGGCGCGCGCACGGCCATCGTGGACGCCGGCGTGGGGCCCGGCGGCCAGTACTGGCGCCACCCGGCACCCAGCGAGCACGGCGTGTCCGCCGCCGAGGTGGCCCACCTCCATCACGACCTGGCGACATATCGCCGTCTCGTGGCCGGGCTCCCGGCCGCTGCCCGGTTCTTCCAGCACCATGTGTGGACGATCACCCGCGACGGGGACGGCTTCGTCGTGCACGTGGTCGACCGGACCGGTGGAGGCGAACAGGCCGCCGAGCTCCGCGGTCGTCGGCTCATCCTCGCCCCGGGAGCGTACGACCGTCAGATCCCGTTCCCCGGGTGGGATCTTCCGGGCGTGATGACGGCGGGAGGCGTGCAGGCCCTGCTCAAGGGTCACGGCGTGGTTGCCGGACAGCGGGTGCTGGTGGCCGGGACCGGCCCCTTCCTGCTTCCGGTCGCGGCCGGCCTGGCCGAGTCGGGCGCGAGCGTCGTGGGCGTCCACGAGGCCGCCTCCCCGTTGGCGTGGCTGGGTGAGCTCGGCGCCGTGATCCGCAATGTGAGCAAGCTCGGTGAGGGCGCCGGCTATGCCCGGGTGCTGGCGCGGCACCGCATTCCGGTCCGTACCGGGTCCGTCGTGGTCTCCGCCCACGGTGCCGAAGCCGTGGAACGGGTCACCACCATGCGCGTGGACCACACGGGCCGGGTGGTACCCGGAAGTGAGCGCACGATCGCGGTGGACGTGCTGGCCGTGGGGTGGGGTTTCACCCCGCAACTGGAGCTGCCGCTGGCGCTCGGCTGCGAGACGCGCGTGGATGTCGACGGGTCGCTGGTGTGCGAGGTCGACGACGAGCAGCGCTCGTCGGTCGAGGGTGTCTTCGTCGCCGGCGAGGCCTGCGGCGTGGGCGGCGCCGCCCTCGCGACGGTGGAAGGCGAGATCGCCGGCACCGTCGCGGCAGGCGACTCGCCGGTCGCACCTCGGCTGCGCCGCTCGCGGGCGGCGCTCCGCCGCTTCGCGCAGGCGATGCACCGGTCCCATCCGGTGCCCCCTGGATGGGTGGACCGGTTGTCCGACGACACGACCGTCTGCCGCTGCGAGGAGGTTCCTTTCGGGGCACTGCGCTCCATGCAGCAGGACCTCGTCGGGCACGACGGCCGGTCGGCGAAGATGCTCACCCGAGCTGGCATGGGTTACTGCCAGGCACGCACCTGCGGCTACGCCGTCGGCTGCATCCTCGGTCAAGAGGTCTCCGGCACCTCCGGCTTCGCCCAACGCCCCGTCTCGTCTCCACTCACCCTCGGCGCGCTGGCAACGTCCTGCCCGACGGAGAACGATTCACCGCCAGCTGAGTGA
- a CDS encoding NAD(P)/FAD-dependent oxidoreductase: MPDVVVVGAGIVGAACAYYAAREGLSVTVLERGTVAGGTTSRGEGNILVSDKEPGPELNLALASRTRWRELAAEFGPDPFELEEKGGLVVATSGPGAAALTRFAEGQRATGVETVAVSADQLHDHEPNLAPDLPAGVLYPQDMQVQPVVAAVSLLAAARSLGATVVRGEEVVAAERGRDGRVTAVRTRTGSYPTSAVVNAAGTWGAQVGERLGAPIPILPRRGFILVTEPLPRVVRHKVYSADYVENVASDVAGLETSTVVEGTQGGTVLIGASRERVGFDDTISVEVLRRLAALAVRLFPFLADVKLMRTYHGFRPYCPDHLPVIGPDPRVPGVFHACGHEGAGIGLAPATGRLISQMLTNGQPDIDPSAFAPSRFAQVTAG; encoded by the coding sequence ATGCCTGACGTGGTCGTCGTCGGCGCGGGCATCGTGGGGGCCGCCTGCGCCTACTACGCCGCCCGCGAGGGGCTGTCGGTGACGGTCCTCGAGCGGGGAACGGTGGCCGGCGGCACGACCAGCCGCGGCGAGGGCAACATCCTCGTCTCCGACAAGGAACCCGGCCCCGAACTGAACCTGGCCCTGGCGTCCCGTACGCGCTGGCGGGAACTGGCCGCCGAGTTCGGCCCCGACCCGTTCGAACTCGAAGAGAAGGGTGGCCTGGTCGTGGCCACCTCGGGTCCGGGTGCCGCAGCCCTGACCCGGTTCGCCGAGGGGCAACGGGCCACCGGCGTGGAGACGGTCGCGGTGAGCGCGGACCAGCTCCACGACCACGAGCCGAACCTCGCCCCGGACCTGCCCGCAGGCGTCCTCTACCCCCAGGACATGCAGGTGCAGCCGGTGGTGGCGGCGGTGTCACTGCTCGCGGCGGCCCGGTCCCTCGGCGCCACCGTGGTTCGCGGCGAGGAGGTCGTGGCGGCCGAACGGGGCCGGGACGGACGCGTCACGGCGGTGCGGACGCGCACCGGCAGCTATCCCACCAGCGCGGTCGTCAACGCCGCCGGGACCTGGGGTGCTCAGGTCGGCGAGCGGCTCGGCGCCCCGATTCCGATCCTCCCCCGCCGTGGGTTCATCCTGGTGACCGAGCCGCTGCCCCGGGTGGTCCGGCACAAGGTGTACTCCGCCGACTACGTCGAGAACGTCGCGTCCGACGTCGCCGGGCTTGAGACGTCCACCGTCGTCGAAGGCACGCAGGGCGGAACGGTCCTCATCGGCGCGAGCCGGGAGCGGGTGGGGTTCGACGACACCATCTCCGTGGAGGTGCTGCGGCGGCTGGCCGCGCTGGCGGTACGTCTCTTCCCCTTCCTCGCCGACGTGAAGCTGATGCGTACCTATCACGGGTTTCGCCCCTACTGCCCGGACCACCTGCCGGTCATCGGTCCAGACCCCCGGGTCCCCGGGGTTTTCCACGCCTGCGGGCACGAGGGCGCCGGCATAGGTCTCGCCCCGGCGACCGGCAGGCTGATCAGCCAGATGCTGACCAACGGTCAGCCGGACATCGACCCCTCGGCGTTCGCGCCATCGAGGTTCGCGCAGGTGACCGCAGGATGA
- a CDS encoding gamma-glutamyltransferase family protein gives MTFTTRPTLQGTFGMVSSTHWLASQSAMGILERGGNAFDAAVCAGFVLHVVEPHLNGPGGEVPAIVATAHDPTPRVLCGQGPAPAGATIAHFRSLGMDLIPGSGPLAAAVPGAVDAWLLLLRDHGTLSLEEVLEPAVGYAGAGHPLIGRVGDTVAAVRSLFEEHWPTSAQLWLRDGRPPAAGELFTNRAYAQTLQRLVDAGRAAGSIREAQIEAARRAWGEGFVAEAVDRFSREPFQDSSGRAHAGLVTGADMAAYRATWEEPTTLDWRGYTVAKTGFWGQGPVLLQTLAVLDALDEPGAYDPSTAAGIHAQAEALKLAFADREAWYGDGPAPAKALLSREYARERVGLIGDRASAELRPGRPEGAEPRLPAHVRRGAGRRVDLADPTTGEPTVQSDGVTRGDTCHVDVVDRWGNMISATPSGGWLQSSPTIPDLGFPLGSRLQMFWLEEGLASSLAPGRRPRTTLSPTMVHRDGKPILAFGTPGGDQQDQWQLLFLLRHLVGGRSLQGAIDAPMWHTISLPASFYPRDNEPGVLVVEDRLDEDVLAALRAQGHEVRLSGAWSLGRLCAVTRDPDTGVLAAGANPRGMQGYACGR, from the coding sequence ATGACGTTCACCACCAGGCCGACCCTGCAGGGAACCTTCGGGATGGTGTCCTCGACGCACTGGCTCGCGAGCCAGTCCGCCATGGGGATCCTTGAGCGCGGTGGAAACGCCTTCGACGCCGCGGTCTGCGCCGGATTCGTGCTGCACGTCGTCGAACCACACCTGAACGGGCCCGGCGGTGAGGTGCCGGCAATCGTCGCCACCGCGCACGACCCGACCCCGAGGGTGCTCTGCGGGCAGGGGCCGGCGCCGGCCGGCGCCACCATCGCGCACTTCCGCTCCCTCGGGATGGACCTCATCCCCGGGTCCGGCCCGCTCGCCGCGGCCGTCCCCGGCGCCGTGGACGCCTGGCTCCTGCTGCTGCGCGATCACGGCACGCTCTCCCTCGAGGAGGTGCTGGAGCCGGCGGTCGGCTACGCCGGCGCGGGTCACCCGCTGATCGGCCGGGTCGGCGACACCGTGGCCGCCGTGCGGTCGCTGTTCGAGGAGCACTGGCCCACCTCCGCCCAGCTCTGGCTCCGCGACGGCAGGCCACCGGCGGCGGGGGAGCTGTTCACCAACCGGGCGTACGCGCAGACCCTGCAACGACTGGTCGACGCCGGCCGGGCAGCGGGCTCGATCCGGGAGGCGCAGATCGAGGCCGCACGTCGCGCCTGGGGCGAAGGCTTCGTTGCCGAGGCGGTCGACCGGTTCAGCCGGGAACCCTTCCAGGACTCCAGCGGACGCGCGCACGCCGGTCTCGTCACCGGCGCGGACATGGCCGCCTACCGGGCCACCTGGGAGGAACCGACCACCCTCGACTGGCGCGGCTACACGGTGGCGAAGACCGGTTTCTGGGGCCAGGGGCCGGTGCTGTTGCAGACCCTGGCGGTCCTCGACGCGCTCGACGAGCCCGGGGCGTACGACCCGTCGACCGCGGCCGGCATCCACGCCCAGGCCGAGGCCCTCAAACTCGCCTTCGCCGACCGTGAGGCCTGGTACGGAGACGGTCCCGCGCCCGCAAAGGCGCTGCTCTCCCGCGAGTACGCGCGGGAGCGGGTCGGCCTCATCGGGGACCGCGCGTCAGCGGAGCTGCGACCGGGCCGCCCCGAAGGCGCCGAGCCACGCCTCCCGGCTCACGTGCGACGCGGTGCCGGACGCCGGGTCGACCTCGCGGACCCCACGACGGGCGAGCCGACGGTGCAGTCGGACGGGGTGACCCGGGGCGACACCTGCCACGTCGACGTGGTCGACCGCTGGGGCAACATGATCTCCGCCACGCCGAGCGGCGGCTGGCTGCAGAGCTCTCCCACCATTCCGGACCTCGGCTTTCCCCTGGGCAGCCGGCTCCAGATGTTCTGGCTGGAGGAAGGTCTCGCCTCGTCGCTGGCACCGGGACGCCGGCCGCGCACCACGCTGAGCCCGACCATGGTGCACCGCGACGGGAAACCCATCCTGGCGTTCGGCACTCCTGGTGGCGACCAGCAGGACCAGTGGCAGCTGCTGTTCCTGTTGCGCCATCTCGTCGGAGGTCGGTCCCTGCAGGGAGCCATCGACGCGCCGATGTGGCACACCATCAGCCTGCCGGCCTCGTTCTACCCGCGCGACAACGAGCCCGGTGTTCTCGTGGTGGAGGACCGGCTGGACGAGGATGTCCTGGCGGCGTTGCGCGCGCAGGGGCACGAGGTGCGCCTGTCCGGCGCGTGGAGCCTGGGTCGCCTCTGTGCGGTGACCCGCGATCCGGACACCGGCGTGCTGGCGGCCGGAGCGAACCCGCGTGGCATGCAGGGCTACGCCTGCGGCCGCTGA
- a CDS encoding ABC transporter permease, with the protein MARYLLTRAWHSALTLLMSTVVVFFGVRALPGDPALALAGEDRSPEALEAIRHHYGLDQPLPIQFAQYVGRVAQGDFGVSIRTGIPVSSMLTTALPVTVELSLLAILLAAALGVGAGVLAAVRRGRPAEWLANGLALVGLSVPHFWLGLLAILYLSVAAGLFPASGFVPLLQDPVGNLHHIVLPAVILGTGLAAIIMRQTRSAMLEALSSDHVRTAKAKGLRPRAVITRHALRNSLIVVVTIVGLQLGGLISGAVVTEQIFGLPGFGKMTIDAVFQRDYPVIQAVVLLTATAYIVINFLVDLLYSVIDPRIRVTGEPA; encoded by the coding sequence GTGGCTCGGTATCTACTCACACGCGCCTGGCATTCAGCGTTGACGCTGCTGATGTCGACGGTCGTGGTGTTCTTCGGAGTGCGGGCACTGCCCGGGGACCCGGCCCTCGCCCTCGCGGGCGAGGACCGGTCCCCGGAGGCACTGGAGGCCATCCGGCACCACTACGGGCTCGACCAGCCGCTTCCCATCCAGTTCGCGCAGTACGTGGGGCGCGTCGCGCAGGGCGACTTCGGGGTGTCGATCCGAACCGGGATACCGGTCTCGTCGATGCTCACGACCGCCCTGCCCGTCACGGTCGAGCTGTCCCTCCTGGCGATCCTCCTCGCCGCCGCGCTGGGTGTCGGGGCCGGGGTGCTCGCGGCTGTCCGCCGCGGGCGTCCCGCCGAGTGGCTGGCCAACGGACTGGCCCTGGTGGGATTGTCGGTGCCGCACTTCTGGCTCGGACTGCTGGCGATCCTCTACCTCTCCGTGGCGGCGGGGCTCTTTCCGGCCTCCGGGTTCGTGCCACTGCTGCAGGACCCGGTGGGCAACCTGCACCACATCGTCCTGCCGGCCGTCATTCTCGGCACCGGCCTCGCCGCCATCATCATGCGGCAGACCCGTTCGGCGATGCTGGAGGCGCTCTCCTCGGACCACGTCCGTACGGCGAAGGCGAAGGGTCTGCGGCCACGGGCCGTCATCACCCGGCATGCCCTCCGGAACAGCCTCATCGTGGTGGTGACGATCGTGGGCCTGCAGCTCGGCGGCCTGATCTCCGGAGCGGTCGTCACCGAGCAGATCTTCGGGCTGCCGGGCTTCGGCAAGATGACCATCGACGCGGTGTTCCAGCGGGACTATCCGGTGATCCAGGCGGTGGTCCTGCTCACCGCCACGGCGTACATCGTGATCAATTTCCTGGTGGACCTGCTCTACTCGGTCATCGACCCACGCATCCGGGTGACGGGGGAGCCGGCATGA
- a CDS encoding ABC transporter ATP-binding protein: MTPQPNALELEDLVMHFGPVRAVDGITLTIPKGRVTALVGESGSGKSTVGRCVVRLEKPTAGAVRIAGTDVTQLTRRQLRQHRNDVSIVFQDPAGSLDPRMLVGEIVAEPLRLSGKRITRRDREARVAEELGRVGLRAEVARRYPHELSGGQRQRVSIARALISEPKLLIADEPTSALDVSVQASVLNLLADLQRDIGFACLFITHDLSAVEYLADDIAVMYLGQLVEQGPRERIFARPAHPYTQALLAAAPVADPVRQRQRQPVLLGDDLPSALDPPSGCRFRTRCPLAFDRCATEVPAQVAFGGGMAACHLVQPDGTRPDVRAAADSSEVLS; encoded by the coding sequence ATGACGCCACAACCGAATGCCCTCGAACTTGAGGACCTGGTCATGCACTTCGGGCCGGTACGGGCCGTGGACGGGATCACCCTCACCATTCCCAAGGGCCGGGTCACGGCGCTGGTGGGGGAGAGCGGCTCGGGAAAGTCGACCGTGGGCCGGTGCGTGGTGCGGCTCGAGAAGCCCACCGCGGGCGCGGTTCGGATCGCCGGGACCGATGTCACCCAGCTGACCCGGCGACAGCTACGCCAGCACCGCAATGACGTGTCGATCGTCTTCCAGGACCCCGCCGGCTCGCTGGACCCGCGCATGCTGGTCGGCGAGATCGTGGCCGAGCCGTTGCGGCTGTCCGGTAAGCGGATCACCCGACGCGACCGGGAGGCCCGCGTCGCCGAGGAACTCGGCAGGGTGGGCCTGCGGGCGGAAGTTGCGCGCCGGTACCCGCACGAGCTCTCCGGGGGCCAACGTCAGCGGGTCAGCATCGCCCGGGCGCTGATCTCCGAGCCCAAGCTGCTCATCGCCGACGAACCCACCAGCGCCCTCGACGTGTCGGTGCAGGCGTCGGTGCTCAACCTCCTCGCCGACCTGCAACGCGACATCGGGTTCGCCTGCCTCTTCATCACCCACGACCTGTCCGCGGTCGAGTACCTGGCCGACGACATCGCCGTCATGTACCTCGGTCAACTCGTGGAGCAGGGCCCGCGCGAGCGGATCTTCGCGCGCCCGGCCCACCCCTACACCCAGGCGCTGCTGGCGGCCGCGCCGGTGGCCGACCCGGTCCGTCAACGGCAGCGTCAACCGGTGCTGCTCGGCGACGACCTGCCGTCCGCGCTGGATCCGCCGTCCGGCTGCCGCTTTCGCACCCGGTGCCCGCTCGCGTTCGACCGGTGCGCCACGGAGGTACCCGCACAGGTGGCGTTCGGCGGCGGCATGGCCGCCTGCCACCTGGTCCAGCCCGACGGCACCCGGCCCGACGTCCGGGCCGCCGCCGACTCGAGTGAGGTGTTGTCATGA
- a CDS encoding ABC transporter ATP-binding protein — protein sequence MTTVERAAASSAAVGTPVLEIRDLSVSFTTEGGTVSAVDRVNLELASGEIVGMVGESGCGKSVTAMSIAGLLPDSARISGSVRLEGTELVGVRESVLRRVRGKEIAYIFQEPMTSLNPVLTVGRQIGEVLQVHERMSKRAARARAVELLSLVGIPSAAKRVDNYPHQLSGGMRQRVMIAMAVACGPKVLVADEPTTALDVTVQAGILQVLRDLRDRLGTTILVITHDLGVIADIADRVVVMYAGRVVERAPVTDLFAHPYHRYTAGLLAASPTPGKHAGTERLQEIPGLVPVLSTQPDACTFADRCPAADSRCREAAPPLEAVGTAVTDHLAACWHPCPAPRTQPQETTA from the coding sequence ATGACCACGGTCGAACGGGCGGCCGCATCCTCCGCCGCGGTCGGGACGCCCGTCCTGGAGATACGCGATCTGTCGGTCTCGTTCACCACCGAGGGCGGGACCGTTTCGGCGGTGGACCGGGTGAATTTGGAGCTCGCGTCCGGGGAGATCGTCGGGATGGTGGGCGAGTCGGGCTGCGGCAAGAGCGTCACGGCGATGAGCATCGCCGGCCTGCTGCCCGACAGCGCCCGGATCTCCGGCTCCGTCCGGCTGGAGGGCACCGAGCTGGTCGGCGTTCGGGAATCGGTGCTGCGCCGCGTGCGCGGCAAGGAGATCGCCTACATCTTCCAGGAGCCGATGACCTCGCTGAACCCGGTGCTCACCGTCGGGCGGCAGATCGGGGAGGTCCTGCAGGTACACGAGCGGATGTCCAAGCGGGCCGCCCGGGCCCGCGCCGTCGAGCTGCTCTCGCTCGTCGGAATCCCGTCCGCCGCGAAGCGCGTCGACAACTACCCGCACCAGCTCTCCGGCGGCATGCGCCAGCGCGTGATGATCGCCATGGCGGTGGCCTGCGGTCCGAAGGTGCTGGTGGCCGACGAACCCACCACCGCCCTGGACGTCACGGTCCAGGCCGGCATCCTGCAGGTGCTCCGGGACCTGCGGGACCGGCTCGGCACCACCATCCTCGTCATCACCCACGACCTCGGCGTGATCGCCGACATCGCCGACCGCGTCGTCGTCATGTACGCCGGGCGGGTGGTGGAGCGGGCACCGGTCACCGACCTGTTCGCGCATCCCTACCACCGGTACACGGCCGGACTCCTGGCGGCTTCGCCGACGCCGGGCAAGCACGCCGGTACCGAGCGGCTGCAGGAGATTCCCGGTCTCGTGCCCGTCCTGTCCACCCAGCCCGACGCCTGCACCTTCGCGGATCGCTGCCCCGCCGCCGACTCGCGGTGCCGGGAGGCCGCGCCGCCTCTCGAAGCGGTCGGAACCGCGGTGACGGACCACCTCGCGGCCTGTTGGCATCCCTGCCCGGCGCCGCGGACGCAGCCCCAGGAGACAACCGCATGA